A section of the Acidimicrobiales bacterium genome encodes:
- a CDS encoding TauD/TfdA family dioxygenase, with translation MTITADLNGLLTDYHPGPRVYSRTPDGWADTPYSRFTVEPLTPTIGAVINGVSLADDVDDELFAQLNRALLEWKVIFFRNQDITGEQHADFAAHWGPLESHPFIKLTTDQSHGKAEVVRFEKGPDLGGYENVWHSDVTWREIPSLGSVLRAIEVPPVGGDTMWADMCAAYDGLNDATKQRIEGLVAEHDWLYSFGLTMKPAERDALRQDFPPARHPVVRTHPETGRKMLYVNRGFTQFIVGMDPDESRALLEQLWIQAGFGEYQCRWKWQPGDVAFWDNRSTQHYAISDYFPNRRVMERITIIGDQPF, from the coding sequence ATGACCATCACCGCCGACCTCAACGGCCTCCTCACCGACTATCACCCCGGGCCGCGCGTCTACAGCCGCACGCCCGACGGGTGGGCCGACACGCCCTACTCCCGCTTCACGGTCGAGCCGCTGACACCGACCATCGGTGCGGTCATCAACGGTGTGTCGCTCGCCGATGATGTCGACGACGAGCTGTTCGCGCAGCTGAACCGCGCGCTGCTCGAGTGGAAGGTCATCTTCTTCCGCAACCAGGACATCACCGGCGAGCAGCACGCCGACTTCGCCGCCCACTGGGGTCCGCTCGAGTCGCATCCGTTCATCAAGCTCACGACCGACCAGTCGCACGGCAAGGCCGAAGTCGTCCGCTTCGAAAAGGGCCCCGACCTCGGGGGCTACGAGAACGTGTGGCACTCCGACGTGACGTGGCGCGAGATCCCGTCGCTCGGTTCGGTGTTGCGCGCCATCGAAGTGCCGCCGGTCGGCGGCGACACGATGTGGGCGGACATGTGCGCCGCCTACGACGGCCTCAACGACGCGACCAAGCAGCGCATCGAGGGTCTCGTCGCCGAACACGACTGGCTCTACAGCTTCGGCCTCACCATGAAGCCCGCCGAGCGCGACGCGCTGCGCCAGGACTTCCCGCCGGCGCGTCACCCCGTCGTGCGCACCCATCCGGAGACCGGACGCAAGATGCTGTACGTGAACCGCGGCTTCACGCAGTTCATCGTCGGCATGGATCCCGACGAGAGCCGGGCGCTGCTCGAGCAACTGTGGATCCAGGCCGGCTTCGGCGAGTACCAGTGCCGCTGGAAGTGGCAGCCCGGCGACGTCGCCTTCTGGGACAACCGCTCGACGCAGCACTACGCCATTTCCGACTACTTTCCCAACCGCCGCGTGATGGAACGCATCACGATCATCGGCGACCAGCCCTTCTAA
- a CDS encoding TetR family transcriptional regulator: MAVRGEAARAALVEAAERLFAQRGIEGVSLRDVSAAAGQRNHNAAQYHFGDRLGLVAAVYENRMRVVNQRRQAHLTGVADGDVRGLVAAIVVPLVEVVAEVDGWYARFQARARWDTEAWDALQRVATGAPFATAMRKLNRALDDLSRPIRHSRLDQLMTLVLGTIAGWEGAGDRGQARLSPEVLADELISTGVAVLTAPVLERTRP, encoded by the coding sequence GTGGCGGTGCGGGGAGAGGCGGCGCGCGCGGCGCTGGTCGAAGCGGCGGAGCGTTTGTTCGCGCAGCGCGGGATCGAGGGCGTATCGCTGCGTGACGTGTCGGCGGCGGCCGGCCAGCGCAACCACAACGCCGCGCAGTACCACTTTGGCGACCGCCTCGGGTTGGTGGCCGCGGTGTACGAGAACCGGATGCGCGTCGTCAACCAGCGCCGCCAGGCCCATCTAACAGGAGTCGCCGATGGCGACGTGCGCGGCCTCGTCGCCGCCATCGTCGTCCCGCTGGTGGAAGTGGTGGCGGAGGTCGACGGCTGGTACGCGCGCTTCCAGGCGCGCGCCCGCTGGGACACCGAGGCATGGGACGCGTTGCAGCGCGTCGCGACCGGCGCCCCGTTTGCGACCGCGATGCGCAAGCTCAACCGCGCCCTCGACGACTTGTCGCGCCCCATCCGCCACAGCCGCCTCGACCAATTGATGACGCTCGTGCTCGGCACGATCGCCGGCTGGGAAGGCGCGGGTGATCGCGGCCAGGCGCGCCTGTCGCCCGAAGTACTCGCCGACGAACTGATCTCCACCGGGGTCGCCGTGCTGACGGCGCCCGTCCTCGAAAGGACACGTCCATGA
- a CDS encoding peroxiredoxin: MLNTGDTVDDFELPDETGTPRTLSGLLESGPVVLFFYPAAMTSGCTAEACHFRDVAKDFAEVGAHPVGISADKVDKQKQFADKHGFGYPLLADSDKKVATMFGVSRGLGPIKLRFDKRVTFVIDTDRTILAVIKSETSMEKHADEALAALKPRAS, encoded by the coding sequence ATGCTGAACACCGGAGACACCGTCGACGACTTCGAGCTACCCGACGAGACGGGAACACCCCGCACGCTGTCGGGCCTCCTCGAAAGCGGCCCGGTAGTGCTGTTCTTCTATCCCGCGGCGATGACGAGTGGCTGCACCGCCGAGGCGTGCCACTTCCGCGACGTCGCCAAGGACTTCGCCGAAGTGGGCGCCCACCCGGTCGGCATCAGCGCCGACAAGGTCGACAAGCAGAAACAGTTCGCCGACAAGCACGGCTTCGGCTATCCGCTGCTCGCCGACTCCGACAAGAAGGTCGCGACGATGTTCGGCGTCAGCCGTGGGCTCGGGCCGATCAAGCTGCGCTTCGACAAGCGCGTCACCTTCGTCATCGACACCGACCGCACCATCCTCGCCGTCATCAAGTCCGAGACGTCGATGGAAAAGCACGCCGACGAGGCCCTCGCGGCGCTGAAACCCCGCGCGTCGTAG
- a CDS encoding TetR/AcrR family transcriptional regulator has product MSLTSSSLRERKKQRTADDLFDAALSLFAQRGYDDVTVEEICELADVSRATFFRYYGSKAGLVAEFNRRLAERVTARIARLKEPTATEQLFAMQEELADAWTNCGPAVRAMALDFAHVVTVDADTAPPPFPELLMLVTGIVDDGQRSGEFATSHAPVFVAATIAGLLGGITMHWLATRVDRDGRPTKQGKLGRAMHDALDLLIKGLEK; this is encoded by the coding sequence GTGAGTCTCACGTCTTCGAGCTTGCGGGAACGCAAGAAGCAGCGTACGGCCGACGACCTGTTCGACGCCGCCCTGTCGCTGTTCGCCCAGCGCGGCTACGACGACGTGACCGTCGAAGAGATCTGCGAGCTGGCCGACGTCAGCCGCGCCACGTTCTTCCGGTACTACGGATCGAAGGCCGGTCTCGTCGCCGAGTTCAACCGACGGCTCGCCGAACGCGTGACGGCGCGGATCGCGCGGCTGAAGGAGCCCACGGCCACTGAGCAACTCTTCGCCATGCAGGAGGAGCTGGCCGACGCGTGGACGAACTGCGGTCCGGCCGTCCGGGCCATGGCGCTCGACTTTGCCCACGTGGTCACGGTCGACGCCGACACTGCGCCGCCGCCGTTCCCCGAGTTGCTGATGCTCGTCACCGGCATCGTCGACGACGGCCAGCGCTCGGGCGAGTTCGCGACGTCCCACGCTCCTGTATTCGTTGCCGCCACCATCGCCGGATTGCTCGGCGGCATCACCATGCACTGGCTCGCCACCCGCGTCGACCGGGACGGGCGCCCAACGAAGCAGGGAAAGCTCGGTCGCGCCATGCACGACGCCCTCGACCTCTTGATCAAAGGACTTGAGAAATGA
- a CDS encoding cytochrome P450 — protein MTMIEVPPEPPVDHPAALFVVPRLWADMDEWHARVAKLRAETPVIEADFEGFAPFTVLTRHEDIASIERDHNSWLNTPFSVLGPQMQQEQAEASGMPLPASLVQLDGTKHRTHRAVTADWFKPAVVGNRQERIAEIAQQYVDKMRDLGDRCDFAADIAQPYTLHVIMDIYGVPEEDEPLMRELTQGVFGAADPEFGGDDPGAALLGAVMKFIAYFNEVTEDRKAHPRDDLASVIANAQIDGAPIGDIERLWYYIIVATAGHDTTSYGLSGGMEALLHDPAQLFGLAGDPDRVVRATEEIIRWTTPVRHFLRYTTHDVELHGVNIPEGGRVLLSYPSANRDERVFADSMTFDIDRTDSDRQLSFGAGVHFCLGAHFARREIRTMLTLLSEQLASIEANGTPQWSESHFVSGVKHLPIGYTFKP, from the coding sequence ATGACCATGATCGAAGTTCCGCCCGAACCGCCCGTCGATCACCCCGCGGCGCTGTTCGTCGTCCCGCGCCTGTGGGCCGACATGGACGAGTGGCACGCCCGGGTGGCGAAGCTGCGCGCCGAGACCCCGGTCATCGAGGCCGACTTCGAAGGCTTCGCGCCCTTCACCGTGCTGACGCGTCACGAAGACATCGCGTCGATCGAGCGCGACCACAACTCGTGGCTCAACACGCCTTTCTCGGTGCTCGGCCCGCAGATGCAGCAGGAGCAGGCGGAGGCGAGCGGCATGCCGCTGCCGGCGTCGCTCGTGCAGCTCGACGGCACCAAGCACCGCACCCACCGAGCTGTCACCGCCGATTGGTTCAAGCCGGCGGTCGTGGGCAACCGACAGGAGCGCATCGCGGAGATCGCGCAGCAGTACGTCGACAAGATGCGCGACCTCGGTGACCGCTGCGACTTCGCCGCCGACATCGCGCAGCCCTACACGCTGCACGTGATCATGGACATCTACGGCGTGCCCGAAGAGGACGAGCCGCTGATGCGCGAGCTCACCCAGGGCGTGTTCGGTGCCGCCGACCCCGAGTTCGGCGGCGACGATCCCGGGGCCGCGCTGCTGGGCGCCGTCATGAAGTTCATCGCCTACTTCAACGAAGTGACCGAAGACCGCAAGGCGCACCCCCGCGACGACCTCGCGTCGGTGATCGCCAACGCGCAGATCGACGGCGCGCCCATCGGCGACATCGAGCGGCTCTGGTACTACATCATCGTGGCGACCGCCGGCCACGACACGACGTCCTACGGCCTGTCGGGCGGCATGGAGGCGCTGCTGCACGATCCGGCGCAGCTGTTCGGCCTCGCCGGTGATCCCGACCGCGTCGTGCGCGCCACCGAAGAGATCATCCGCTGGACGACGCCCGTGCGCCACTTCCTGCGCTACACGACCCACGACGTCGAACTGCACGGCGTGAACATCCCCGAAGGCGGGCGGGTCCTGCTGTCGTACCCGTCGGCCAACCGCGACGAGCGCGTGTTCGCCGACTCGATGACCTTCGACATCGACCGCACCGACTCGGACCGCCAGCTGTCCTTCGGCGCGGGCGTGCACTTCTGCCTCGGCGCCCACTTCGCCCGCCGCGAGATTCGCACGATGCTCACGCTGCTGTCCGAGCAATTGGCGTCGATCGAAGCGAACGGGACGCCGCAGTGGTCCGAGTCGCACTTCGTGTCGGGCGTCAAGCACCTCCCGATCGGTTATACGTTCAAGCCGTGA
- a CDS encoding acyl-CoA dehydrogenase family protein, with protein MSLADLWDPNLSLLEWRTRLVDNGYRWDDPEVGRELAAIGAPGFPDGVGMNLAIPTMLTHANDDVQARLVRPTATGEMTWTQLFSEPGAGSDLAGLSTRADRDGDVFRVNGQKVWNTSAHHADYGLLLARTDWDAPKHRGITCFAIPMHQDGVEVRPLRQMNGHASFNEVYFTDAVVDAADVIGEVNDGWAVALTTLAHERRLAPIHRGGPVGSAPPGRAWEEATAETLRNSQPYTWYPQRAGRPDLVAAAHTDDPIARQEIARTVSLGRAAQWTAMRAAAARAGGKPPGAEGSLGKLSSSNIARQAARTHTLLAGASAMTRSDPIVAEVLISVPAVSIAGGTDEIQHNILGERILGLPREPDESRDAPFRDVRRST; from the coding sequence GTGAGCCTCGCCGACCTCTGGGATCCCAACCTCTCGCTGCTCGAGTGGCGGACCCGGCTCGTCGACAACGGCTATCGCTGGGACGACCCGGAGGTGGGGCGCGAGCTCGCGGCGATCGGCGCGCCCGGCTTCCCCGACGGCGTGGGCATGAACCTGGCCATCCCGACGATGCTCACCCACGCCAACGACGACGTGCAGGCGCGTCTCGTGCGGCCGACCGCCACCGGCGAGATGACCTGGACGCAGTTGTTCTCCGAACCGGGCGCGGGTAGCGACCTCGCGGGGCTGTCGACACGCGCTGATCGCGACGGCGACGTGTTCCGCGTCAACGGCCAGAAGGTGTGGAACACGTCCGCACATCACGCCGACTACGGGTTGTTGCTCGCCCGCACCGACTGGGACGCGCCGAAGCACCGCGGCATCACGTGCTTCGCCATCCCGATGCATCAGGACGGCGTCGAGGTGCGGCCGCTGCGGCAGATGAACGGCCACGCGTCGTTCAACGAGGTGTACTTCACCGACGCCGTCGTTGACGCCGCCGACGTCATCGGTGAAGTGAACGACGGATGGGCGGTTGCGCTCACGACGCTGGCGCACGAGCGTCGGCTGGCACCGATCCACCGGGGCGGGCCCGTCGGGAGCGCGCCACCGGGTCGGGCGTGGGAAGAGGCGACGGCCGAGACGCTGCGCAACTCGCAGCCCTACACGTGGTATCCCCAGCGCGCCGGGCGTCCCGACCTCGTCGCCGCCGCCCACACCGACGATCCGATCGCCCGCCAGGAGATCGCCCGCACGGTGTCGCTCGGGCGCGCCGCGCAGTGGACGGCGATGCGTGCGGCTGCCGCGCGTGCGGGGGGCAAGCCGCCGGGTGCGGAGGGGTCGCTCGGCAAGCTGTCGTCGTCCAACATCGCCCGCCAGGCGGCGCGGACCCACACGTTGCTGGCCGGTGCGAGTGCGATGACCAGGTCCGACCCGATCGTCGCCGAGGTGTTGATCTCGGTCCCGGCCGTCTCGATCGCCGGCGGTACGGACGAGATCCAGCACAACATCCTGGGCGAGCGCATCCTCGGCCTTCCCCGCGAACCCGACGAGTCGAGGGACGCCCCCTTCCGCGACGTCCGCCGCTCCACCTAG
- a CDS encoding DUF4279 domain-containing protein translates to MRVRQTAEFVIWSSKVTAEEIDERLDIADGQVTARGSKVAGPPPLPRFHMWELKSDLPDTERIDQHLKQLFGKLHPSERVLKDLLATNHDMVAQLQVVRYFDEGPDDYADAPVPGVEEPPPNWALVPGQHRLLGMVLSAEWIAFLHNVGANLQFDEYD, encoded by the coding sequence GTGCGAGTACGCCAGACAGCTGAGTTTGTGATTTGGAGTTCAAAGGTCACTGCCGAGGAGATCGACGAACGGCTCGATATTGCTGATGGGCAAGTCACCGCCCGTGGCTCGAAGGTTGCGGGACCACCTCCATTGCCGCGGTTTCACATGTGGGAGTTGAAGTCAGACCTCCCCGACACCGAGCGCATCGATCAACATCTCAAGCAACTGTTCGGCAAGTTGCATCCGAGCGAACGTGTTCTCAAGGACCTGCTGGCGACGAACCACGACATGGTCGCTCAGCTCCAAGTGGTGCGGTACTTCGACGAAGGCCCTGACGACTACGCAGACGCTCCAGTTCCAGGCGTTGAAGAGCCACCTCCGAATTGGGCGCTCGTGCCAGGGCAACACCGCTTGTTGGGCATGGTCTTATCCGCGGAATGGATCGCATTCCTCCACAACGTCGGGGCGAACCTACAGTTCGACGAGTACGACTAG
- a CDS encoding MmcQ/YjbR family DNA-binding protein has product MNRKAVFEYCNSLARVTEEYPFGDGVAVFKVVGKMFALVPVDGAVTMTLKCDPELAVWLRQKYAAVEPGYHTNKQHWNTVAVDGSIADDELREMIEHSYDQVVAGLPKSKRPPG; this is encoded by the coding sequence GTGAACCGAAAGGCCGTGTTCGAGTATTGCAACAGCCTCGCCCGCGTCACCGAGGAGTACCCGTTCGGCGACGGCGTGGCCGTGTTCAAGGTCGTCGGCAAGATGTTCGCCCTCGTGCCCGTCGACGGCGCCGTCACGATGACGCTCAAATGCGACCCCGAACTCGCCGTGTGGCTACGCCAGAAGTACGCGGCAGTCGAACCCGGCTACCACACGAACAAGCAGCACTGGAACACGGTCGCCGTTGACGGTTCGATCGCCGACGACGAACTCCGCGAGATGATCGAGCACTCCTACGACCAAGTGGTCGCGGGCCTCCCGAAGAGCAAGCGGCCTCCGGGTTAG
- a CDS encoding molybdopterin oxidoreductase family protein: MTTRTAYRTCPLCEAGCGLEITLDGDTVTRIRGDRDDVFSHGFICPKGSTLKDLHEDPDRLRTPLVKRDGAFVEATWDEAWAAIETGIGGVIERHGRNALAAYVGNPNAHNIGAGLFLRGVLKGLGSPNIFSASTVDQRPKEISAGLMFGGFTVPVPDIDRTDFCLMLGANPYASNGSLATAPDWPGRLEALIARGGELVVVDPRRSRTAETATQWVAIRPGTDAHFLAAVANVLIADGLVDLGAVADHVAGYDDVVAGLAPFTPEAVAEVTGVAAEVTRGIAHRLAAAPSACVYGRIGTTTQAFGTTTSWLVDVVNILSGNLDKPGGAMFTKAAAGQANTRGEPGKGRGMRVYRGESRVSGMKGTLGELPVAVMAEEIETPGDGQIRGMVTIAGNPVLSTPNGGRLDRAMSQLEFMVAVDIYVNETTRHADVILPVPSALQKPHYDLSLLQLAIRNVANWSEPVLPLDDGQPDEWEVLAKLALIVSGVPAAQADPALADDAAYNAMAEHAGDDVRAAIAATGRTGPARIVDFMLRTGPYDVTLDDLIANPHGIDFGALEPRMPEALRTPTGQIELAPVEVMDDLPRLAAAMTAAVDPERPFLLVGRRHLKSNNSWMHNVPVLLKSTKHRCTMQLHPDDAARLGLADGDPAVVTSRVGEVTVPVEITDGIRPGVVSIPHGWGHGDPGVQLRVAREHAGVNTNVLTDELGVDPVSGNSILNGIPVSVVAAR; encoded by the coding sequence ATGACGACGCGCACCGCGTACCGGACCTGCCCGTTGTGCGAGGCGGGGTGCGGCCTCGAGATCACCCTCGACGGCGACACCGTGACCCGCATCCGCGGCGATAGGGACGACGTGTTCAGCCACGGCTTCATCTGCCCGAAGGGGTCGACGCTCAAGGACCTGCACGAGGATCCGGACCGCCTGCGGACGCCGCTGGTCAAGCGCGACGGCGCGTTCGTGGAGGCGACCTGGGACGAGGCGTGGGCCGCGATCGAAACCGGTATCGGCGGGGTGATCGAGCGCCACGGGCGCAACGCACTCGCGGCCTACGTCGGCAACCCGAACGCCCACAACATCGGCGCCGGCCTGTTCCTGCGCGGGGTGCTGAAGGGCCTCGGGTCGCCGAACATCTTCTCGGCGTCGACGGTCGACCAGCGCCCCAAGGAGATCTCGGCGGGGCTGATGTTCGGCGGCTTTACTGTCCCCGTCCCCGACATCGACCGCACCGACTTCTGCCTCATGCTCGGCGCCAACCCGTACGCGTCCAACGGCTCGCTGGCGACGGCGCCCGACTGGCCCGGACGGCTCGAAGCGCTCATCGCCCGCGGCGGCGAGCTGGTCGTGGTCGACCCGCGCCGCAGCCGCACCGCCGAGACGGCGACGCAGTGGGTCGCCATCCGCCCCGGCACCGACGCCCACTTCCTCGCGGCGGTCGCCAACGTCTTGATCGCCGACGGGCTCGTCGACCTGGGCGCCGTCGCCGACCACGTGGCCGGCTACGACGACGTCGTCGCCGGACTGGCGCCGTTTACGCCCGAAGCCGTCGCCGAGGTAACCGGCGTCGCCGCTGAGGTGACGCGCGGCATCGCCCACCGCCTCGCCGCCGCACCGAGCGCGTGCGTGTACGGCCGCATCGGCACGACGACCCAGGCGTTCGGTACCACGACCTCCTGGCTCGTCGACGTCGTCAACATCTTGTCGGGCAACCTCGACAAGCCGGGCGGCGCCATGTTCACCAAGGCCGCCGCCGGCCAGGCGAACACCCGCGGCGAGCCGGGTAAAGGGCGCGGCATGCGCGTCTACCGCGGCGAATCGCGCGTCAGCGGCATGAAGGGCACGCTCGGTGAGCTGCCGGTCGCGGTGATGGCCGAGGAGATCGAGACCCCGGGCGACGGCCAGATCCGCGGCATGGTCACCATCGCCGGCAACCCCGTGCTGTCGACGCCCAACGGCGGCCGCCTCGACCGGGCTATGTCGCAGCTGGAGTTCATGGTCGCCGTCGACATCTATGTCAACGAGACGACGCGCCACGCTGATGTGATCCTGCCGGTGCCGAGCGCGCTGCAAAAGCCGCACTACGACCTGTCGTTGCTGCAACTCGCCATTCGCAACGTGGCCAACTGGTCCGAGCCGGTGCTGCCCCTCGACGACGGCCAGCCCGACGAGTGGGAAGTGCTGGCGAAGCTGGCGCTGATCGTGAGCGGTGTACCGGCGGCGCAGGCCGACCCGGCGCTCGCCGACGACGCCGCGTATAACGCCATGGCCGAACACGCCGGCGACGACGTGCGCGCCGCCATCGCGGCGACCGGCCGCACCGGTCCGGCGCGCATCGTCGATTTCATGCTGCGCACCGGCCCCTACGACGTCACCCTCGACGACCTGATCGCCAACCCGCACGGCATCGACTTCGGCGCCCTCGAGCCGCGCATGCCCGAAGCGCTGCGCACGCCGACGGGCCAGATCGAACTGGCACCCGTCGAGGTGATGGACGACCTGCCGCGCCTCGCCGCCGCCATGACCGCCGCCGTCGATCCCGAGCGGCCGTTCCTGCTCGTCGGGCGCCGGCACCTCAAGTCGAACAACAGCTGGATGCACAACGTGCCGGTGCTGCTGAAGTCGACCAAGCACCGCTGCACCATGCAGCTGCACCCGGACGACGCGGCGCGCCTCGGCCTCGCCGACGGCGACCCCGCCGTCGTCACCAGCCGCGTCGGCGAGGTCACCGTGCCCGTCGAGATCACCGACGGCATCCGTCCCGGCGTCGTGTCGATCCCGCACGGCTGGGGCCACGGCGACCCCGGCGTACAACTGCGCGTCGCCCGGGAACACGCCGGTGTCAACACCAACGTCCTCACCGACGAACTCGGCGTCGATCCCGTCTCGGGCAACTCCATCCTCAACGGCATTCCGGTTTCGGTGGTGGCGGCCCGCTGA
- a CDS encoding TetR/AcrR family transcriptional regulator: MTTRVRNRAGRAAIGRLFQAATDVFGSVGYNAATVDDIVARSGMARTTFYEYFGGKDDLFRAVLTEVGDDIHAHALSLQPIRDDAASQASLRVWVDGFVTLYARHAALLCAWTEAEAGAGEFGAFGPKLFGSTTKAIAAAIRAGDPTDVDPGASAVAFLSVIERLNYYAAAGLLGVDADAITDTLTAVIHDSLFGASRRR, translated from the coding sequence ATGACGACCCGCGTGCGCAACCGCGCCGGCCGCGCCGCCATCGGACGCCTCTTCCAGGCAGCCACCGACGTCTTCGGCTCGGTCGGCTACAACGCCGCGACCGTCGACGACATCGTCGCCCGCTCCGGGATGGCGCGCACCACGTTCTACGAATACTTCGGCGGCAAAGACGACCTCTTCCGTGCGGTGCTCACCGAAGTCGGCGACGACATCCACGCCCACGCCCTCAGCCTGCAACCGATTCGCGACGATGCCGCGTCGCAGGCGAGTCTGCGCGTCTGGGTCGACGGGTTCGTCACGTTGTACGCGCGGCACGCGGCGTTGCTGTGCGCCTGGACCGAAGCCGAAGCGGGCGCGGGCGAGTTCGGCGCGTTTGGGCCGAAGTTGTTCGGGTCCACCACCAAGGCCATCGCCGCGGCGATCCGCGCCGGCGACCCGACCGACGTCGATCCCGGTGCGTCGGCCGTCGCCTTCCTCTCCGTGATCGAGCGGTTGAACTACTACGCCGCCGCCGGACTCTTGGGGGTCGACGCCGACGCGATCACCGACACGCTCACGGCGGTGATCCACGACTCGTTGTTCGGCGCTAGTCGCCGAAGATGA
- a CDS encoding TetR/AcrR family transcriptional regulator, translating into MSERPIHIPAGIPAASRPLRARGRVTMARLMDAGLEVLAEDGWHDASIDAVVVRAGAAHGTFYRYFANKQDLLLTLAHECAAVMVELVSHLDAVGPGAAGRDAVRSFLVRFLDAYDRYQGVVRAWMESQVDHPDLRALGEDVMGAFAARFIALTGDPMRAAALLALLERSSYGLAARGVRIGRDRMLDTLTTIVHRGFLSPAAPAATSS; encoded by the coding sequence ATGAGCGAGCGTCCCATCCACATTCCTGCCGGCATTCCCGCCGCGTCCCGGCCGTTGCGGGCGCGCGGCCGCGTGACCATGGCTCGTCTGATGGACGCCGGGCTCGAGGTGCTGGCCGAGGACGGCTGGCACGACGCGTCGATCGACGCGGTGGTGGTGCGCGCCGGCGCGGCGCACGGAACCTTCTACCGGTACTTCGCCAACAAGCAGGATCTCTTGCTCACGCTGGCGCACGAGTGCGCCGCCGTCATGGTCGAACTCGTGTCGCATCTCGACGCCGTCGGTCCCGGCGCCGCCGGGCGCGACGCCGTGCGGTCGTTCCTCGTGCGCTTCCTCGACGCCTACGACCGCTACCAGGGGGTGGTGCGGGCGTGGATGGAAAGCCAGGTCGACCATCCCGACCTTCGCGCGCTGGGGGAGGACGTGATGGGCGCGTTCGCGGCGCGTTTCATCGCGCTGACGGGCGATCCCATGCGCGCCGCTGCGTTGCTGGCCTTGCTCGAGCGCTCCAGTTACGGGCTCGCGGCGCGCGGCGTGCGCATCGGTCGCGACCGCATGCTCGACACCCTGACGACCATCGTGCATCGCGGCTTCCTCAGCCCAGCTGCGCCCGCAGCGACGTCTTCTTGA